A portion of the Adhaeribacter radiodurans genome contains these proteins:
- a CDS encoding M16 family metallopeptidase has protein sequence MKRIFFGLLLSVFFSSALQAQNQTPPPPGPAPSIQIGQAESFQLKNGLKVFVVENHKLPVVSLSLVLDNDPIVQGDKNGYVDIAGTMLRTGTKTRSKEKLDEEIDYIGASLAPSANGLAASSLKKHLNKLMELASDVVLNPNFKQEELDKIKKQTLSGLADSKANPNIIQGLVRSSLLYGKDHPFGEVPSEQSINNITLADVQGYYNTYYKPNVGYLAIVGDISVKEAKSLVKKYFGSWKKGEIKRSTLPTPTPAAGTRVAIVDRPAAVQSVISVANTANLKPGSEDAVTSRVLNNLLGGSFSRLTQNLREKHGYTYGAYSDLSPSKYIGEFSASTNVRNAVTDSAVQEILFELNRLRTEKASAEEVQKTKNIVTGEFARSLEVPNTVALFAINTARYNLPKDYYRDYLKKVAAVTPEAIQQVAQKYITPDQTVILVVGNADQIEDRIKRFDKDGTLEYYSPLGEKAERTTLALPAGATADKVLDAYVQALGGRANLDKVKDMTIKSTITSTGANLTYTQYFKGPDKMVQIIKVGDLEIQRTIINGNKGKVISQNSTKVMSPEEVQEQKIQYGLNNFLRYNALGVKKNLSTLERINGRRAYRLELSLPSGQHLLQYYDLETGLKMREIVVTATDLGNATQVTEVTDYRDVNGIKFPYLTQLHAGNQLISTTVQSVEVNKNLKDDLFKL, from the coding sequence ATGAAACGCATATTTTTCGGTTTACTTCTTTCTGTATTTTTTTCATCGGCGTTACAAGCGCAAAATCAAACCCCGCCTCCTCCCGGTCCGGCTCCCAGCATCCAAATAGGGCAAGCCGAATCGTTTCAACTTAAAAATGGTTTAAAAGTTTTTGTAGTCGAAAATCATAAACTACCGGTCGTTTCTCTATCGCTGGTGTTAGATAATGATCCTATTGTACAAGGCGATAAAAACGGCTACGTAGATATTGCCGGCACTATGCTGCGTACCGGTACCAAAACCCGCAGCAAAGAAAAACTCGATGAAGAAATTGACTACATTGGAGCTAGTTTAGCTCCTTCGGCCAACGGTTTGGCGGCTTCATCTTTAAAGAAACACTTGAATAAATTAATGGAATTGGCCTCGGATGTAGTGCTCAACCCTAACTTTAAACAAGAAGAACTGGATAAAATTAAAAAACAGACCTTATCTGGTTTAGCAGATTCTAAAGCAAACCCTAATATAATCCAAGGTTTGGTGCGTAGCTCTTTGCTGTATGGCAAAGATCATCCGTTTGGTGAGGTTCCTTCCGAGCAATCGATTAATAATATTACTTTAGCCGATGTTCAGGGATATTATAATACTTACTACAAACCCAATGTAGGTTATTTAGCCATTGTGGGCGACATTTCGGTGAAAGAAGCTAAATCTTTGGTAAAGAAATATTTTGGTTCCTGGAAAAAAGGCGAAATTAAACGCAGCACTTTACCTACTCCAACTCCGGCTGCGGGAACGCGCGTGGCCATTGTCGATAGACCAGCAGCCGTGCAAAGCGTTATTTCGGTAGCGAATACAGCTAATTTAAAACCAGGCTCGGAAGATGCAGTTACCAGCCGCGTTCTAAATAATCTATTGGGCGGTAGTTTCTCGCGTTTAACTCAGAACCTGCGCGAAAAACACGGCTATACGTACGGTGCTTATTCCGATTTATCCCCTAGTAAATACATTGGCGAATTTTCGGCGAGTACCAACGTGCGCAATGCCGTAACCGATAGTGCCGTACAGGAGATTTTGTTTGAATTGAACCGTTTGCGTACCGAAAAGGCCAGTGCCGAGGAAGTACAAAAAACCAAGAATATTGTAACCGGTGAATTTGCCCGCTCTCTGGAAGTCCCTAATACGGTAGCTTTATTTGCGATTAATACGGCCCGTTACAATTTGCCTAAAGATTATTACCGCGATTACCTCAAAAAGGTAGCAGCCGTAACTCCCGAAGCCATTCAGCAGGTAGCTCAAAAATATATTACCCCCGACCAGACAGTTATTTTGGTAGTTGGTAACGCCGACCAGATAGAAGACCGCATTAAACGCTTTGACAAAGATGGAACCCTAGAATATTATTCACCTTTGGGCGAAAAGGCCGAGCGTACTACTCTGGCATTGCCCGCTGGAGCTACCGCAGATAAAGTGTTAGATGCCTACGTGCAAGCCTTAGGCGGTCGCGCCAATCTGGATAAAGTAAAAGACATGACTATTAAAAGCACCATTACTTCTACGGGGGCAAATTTAACTTATACACAATACTTTAAAGGTCCGGATAAAATGGTGCAAATTATTAAAGTAGGGGATCTGGAAATTCAGAGAACCATTATTAATGGTAACAAAGGCAAAGTTATAAGTCAGAACAGTACGAAAGTAATGAGCCCGGAAGAAGTACAGGAGCAAAAAATACAATACGGCCTGAACAACTTTTTGCGGTATAATGCTTTAGGTGTAAAGAAAAACTTATCTACTTTGGAGCGAATCAATGGTCGTCGGGCCTATCGCTTAGAATTATCATTACCGAGCGGTCAGCACCTTCTTCAGTATTATGATTTAGAAACTGGTTTAAAGATGCGCGAAATTGTGGTTACCGCTACCGATTTAGGCAACGCCACCCAGGTAACCGAAGTAACCGATTACCGCGATGTAAATGGCATAAAATTCCCGTACTTAACCCAATTGCACGCCGGCAACCAACTTATCAGTACCACGGTGCAAAGCGTAGAAGTTAACAAGAACCTGAAAGACGATTTATTTAAACTGTAG